A portion of the Pedobacter cryoconitis genome contains these proteins:
- the msrB gene encoding peptide-methionine (R)-S-oxide reductase MsrB, whose translation MNTNPINNPYYSRTNGTKLEVSNTEWKKILPADLYHVAREQGTERAFAGKYWDSEEIGTYYCAVCGNVLFKSDAKFASSCGWPSFFETIKPSSVIYKEDISYGMRRVEVTCGRCDSHLGHIFNDGPAPTHQRFCMNSVSLEFEPDQQ comes from the coding sequence ATGAACACGAATCCAATAAATAACCCATACTATTCCAGAACGAACGGCACCAAATTAGAGGTTTCCAATACGGAATGGAAAAAGATACTGCCAGCTGATTTATACCATGTTGCAAGAGAGCAAGGTACTGAACGTGCATTTGCTGGAAAGTATTGGGATAGCGAAGAAATCGGTACTTATTATTGTGCGGTTTGCGGAAATGTGTTATTTAAATCTGATGCTAAATTTGCCAGCAGCTGTGGATGGCCGAGTTTCTTTGAAACCATTAAACCAAGCAGTGTAATTTATAAAGAAGATATCAGCTATGGCATGCGCAGAGTGGAAGTAACCTGTGGCCGTTGCGATTCTCACCTGGGACATATTTTCAATGACGGGCCAGCGCCAACGCATCAGAGATTTTGTATGAATTCTGTTTCACTTGAATTTGAGCCTGATCAGCAATAA
- a CDS encoding M20/M25/M40 family metallo-hydrolase: protein MKATQKHSYLKHSTKALVISLLLTGNIGYAQTKNQVIDNIVKEATENSQLENLAHELMDVVGPRLVGSPQMKQANDWAVTKYADWGITAKNEKWGEWRGWERGISHIDMVYPRVKSLEGMQVAWSPGTKGKSIVAETVVFPMLTDSIAFKNWLPTVKGKFVLFSMNQPTGRPDYNWAEFATPESFEKMKTSRATQTTAWQANVKKTGLTLKTLPAAFEKAGAMGVVTCNWSNGFGSNKIFGANTKTIPTVDISLEDYGLLYRLTESGNKPKISVHVESKEQGLVPTFNTIAEIKGTEKPDEYVILSAHFDSWDGGTGATDNGTGTITMMEAARILKKMYPNPKRTILIGHWGSEEQGLNGSRAFVEDHPEIVKNIQVVFNQDNGTGRVVNLAGQGFLNSYDYLGRWLTNVPESIKKHITTNFPGTPGGGGSDFASFVAAGAPAFSLSSNSWSYGTYTWHTNRDTYDKIVFDDVRNNATLTAILAYMASEDPVKTSRDRVMLPVNPRTGEPGTWPPIVKPTRKGGVN from the coding sequence ATGAAAGCTACTCAAAAACACTCTTATCTAAAGCATAGCACAAAAGCTCTTGTTATTTCCCTGCTGCTCACAGGAAATATTGGTTATGCACAAACAAAAAACCAGGTTATTGACAATATTGTAAAAGAAGCTACTGAAAACTCACAGTTAGAAAATCTTGCACATGAATTAATGGATGTAGTAGGCCCGCGTTTAGTAGGTTCGCCGCAAATGAAACAAGCCAATGACTGGGCAGTAACTAAATATGCAGATTGGGGAATCACAGCAAAAAATGAGAAATGGGGAGAATGGCGCGGATGGGAAAGAGGAATATCTCATATTGACATGGTTTATCCCCGTGTAAAATCTTTAGAAGGAATGCAAGTAGCCTGGAGCCCGGGTACTAAAGGAAAATCTATAGTTGCAGAAACGGTAGTCTTTCCAATGCTCACAGATTCAATCGCCTTCAAGAACTGGTTGCCAACAGTTAAAGGAAAATTCGTCCTGTTTTCTATGAACCAGCCAACAGGCAGGCCTGATTATAACTGGGCAGAGTTTGCGACTCCTGAATCTTTTGAGAAAATGAAGACCAGCAGAGCCACACAAACTACTGCATGGCAGGCTAACGTAAAAAAAACAGGCTTAACCCTAAAAACCCTGCCAGCTGCATTTGAAAAGGCAGGCGCAATGGGTGTAGTAACTTGTAATTGGTCGAATGGCTTTGGTTCAAATAAGATATTCGGCGCCAATACAAAGACAATTCCTACCGTTGATATCTCTTTAGAAGATTACGGACTATTATATAGATTAACCGAGTCTGGAAACAAACCTAAAATAAGTGTTCATGTAGAATCCAAAGAACAAGGTCTGGTTCCCACTTTCAATACAATTGCCGAAATTAAAGGCACAGAGAAACCTGATGAATATGTGATTTTATCTGCGCATTTCGATTCTTGGGATGGCGGAACTGGTGCAACTGACAACGGTACAGGAACAATTACGATGATGGAAGCCGCAAGGATTTTGAAAAAGATGTACCCTAATCCCAAAAGGACTATTTTAATTGGACATTGGGGCAGCGAAGAGCAAGGCTTAAATGGCTCCAGAGCTTTTGTAGAAGATCATCCGGAAATTGTAAAAAATATACAGGTAGTGTTTAACCAGGACAATGGTACTGGAAGAGTTGTCAATCTTGCAGGACAAGGTTTCCTGAATTCTTATGATTACCTGGGCCGCTGGTTAACAAACGTACCAGAAAGTATCAAAAAACATATTACAACCAATTTCCCTGGTACTCCGGGTGGTGGTGGCTCTGATTTTGCATCCTTTGTTGCTGCAGGTGCACCAGCATTCTCTTTAAGTTCTAACAGCTGGTCTTATGGAACTTATACCTGGCATACGAACAGGGATACTTATGATAAAATTGTATTTGATGATGTACGCAATAATGCGACGCTGACTGCAATTCTCGCTTATATGGCTAGTGAAGATCCAGTAAAAACATCGAGAGACAGAGTTATGTTACCTGTTAATCCCAGAACCGGTGAACCAGGTACCTGGCCTCCTATTGTAAAACCTACCCGTAAAGGTGGAGTGAACTAG
- the gpmA gene encoding 2,3-diphosphoglycerate-dependent phosphoglycerate mutase — MNKLVLIRHGQSEWNLENRFTGWEDVDLSEQGRAEALQAGQLLAKAGFTFDIAYTSVLKRAIKTLHIVLEAMDSLWIPEIKAWQLNERYYGALQGLNKADTITKYSAAQVLTWRRSFTVPPPALTAEDIRSPFKDLRYAGIDPSLLPLTESLETMMKRVIPYYQNEISPALKSGKHILIAAHGNTLRGLVKYLDQLSDEDIINYEVPTGIPLVYEMDDSFLPLRKYFLRPE, encoded by the coding sequence ATGAATAAACTAGTTTTAATCCGGCATGGGCAAAGTGAATGGAACCTTGAAAACAGGTTTACGGGCTGGGAAGATGTCGATTTAAGTGAGCAGGGCAGGGCTGAGGCTTTACAGGCCGGTCAATTACTCGCTAAAGCAGGTTTTACTTTTGATATTGCCTATACCTCTGTGCTTAAAAGAGCAATTAAAACTTTGCATATTGTATTGGAAGCTATGGATTCACTCTGGATTCCGGAAATCAAAGCATGGCAGTTGAACGAACGGTACTATGGTGCGCTTCAGGGACTTAATAAGGCTGATACCATAACTAAGTATAGCGCAGCACAAGTGTTAACCTGGAGAAGAAGTTTTACGGTCCCGCCACCAGCACTAACTGCAGAAGATATCCGTTCACCTTTTAAAGATCTGCGTTACGCGGGTATAGATCCTTCACTTTTACCTTTAACTGAAAGTCTGGAAACAATGATGAAAAGGGTTATCCCTTATTATCAGAATGAAATTTCACCAGCACTTAAAAGCGGGAAACATATTTTGATTGCAGCCCATGGGAATACACTCCGTGGACTGGTCAAATATCTTGATCAGCTTTCGGATGAAGATATTATCAATTATGAGGTGCCAACGGGAATTCCGCTGGTTTACGAAATGGATGATAGTTTTCTTCCTTTACGGAAGTATTTTCTTCGGCCAGAATGA
- a CDS encoding ABC transporter ATP-binding protein: MNYNLNSLPDGEAKSSTWSGIKSLLKLVEQERKTLIIALSAVLLNAFLNLLGPFLIGHTIDKYILTKQYHGVLVFSGILLAMYVIAFVSSYFQTKLMGGLGQRIIFELRNTIFNKIQQLPLAFFNENKAGDLISRVNNDTDKLSQFFSQALMQFISNIVIMIGAGIFLLIINIELGLAALVPAAFILIFTKLISPWIKKKNALNLKSTGAMSAEIQESLNNFKVIIAFNRRDYFRKRFDLANQKNYKTAIGAGLANNIFLPVFGLFSSIAQLTVLSFGIYLITQGNFTIGLLVSYLSYATNFYNPLRQLAALWTSFQLALAGWDRISQILSLNNNLVTISYDDTENPTNAVLEFRNVHFGYPGGYEILHNISFAMERGKTYALVGPTGGGKTTTASLMARLYDPLEGTILLSGKDIRTYSAEERAEKIGFILQEPFLFTGTVRENILYSNPRYHKFSNEQFLNVLKEAKLEGLLATFDEGLDTAILSGGNSLSIGQKQLIAFMRAVLRKPELLILDEATANIDTITEQLLGQILANLPKETALVVIAHRLNTIENADEIFFINSGEVTRAGSFKEAVDRLMHGKRLS, encoded by the coding sequence ATGAATTATAACCTGAACAGTCTGCCCGATGGGGAAGCGAAAAGTTCTACCTGGTCGGGTATAAAGAGCTTGTTAAAGTTGGTAGAACAGGAAAGAAAAACATTAATTATTGCACTTAGTGCGGTACTGCTGAACGCATTTTTGAATTTACTGGGCCCCTTTTTAATCGGGCACACCATTGATAAATATATCCTGACTAAACAGTATCATGGCGTACTGGTATTTTCAGGTATCCTTTTAGCGATGTATGTGATTGCTTTTGTAAGCAGTTATTTTCAGACCAAGTTAATGGGAGGATTGGGACAGCGTATTATTTTCGAGCTGCGGAATACGATCTTTAATAAGATTCAACAACTTCCGCTTGCTTTTTTTAATGAAAATAAAGCAGGTGATCTGATTTCCAGGGTCAATAATGATACGGATAAACTTAGTCAGTTCTTCTCACAGGCATTGATGCAGTTTATCAGTAATATTGTGATCATGATCGGAGCGGGAATCTTTTTGCTGATCATCAATATCGAATTGGGACTGGCGGCTTTGGTGCCTGCTGCTTTTATTTTGATTTTTACCAAATTAATCTCTCCATGGATTAAGAAAAAAAATGCATTAAATCTGAAAAGTACGGGTGCAATGAGTGCTGAAATTCAGGAGAGCTTGAATAATTTTAAGGTGATCATCGCTTTTAACAGGCGCGATTATTTCAGAAAGCGATTTGATCTCGCTAATCAGAAAAATTATAAAACTGCGATTGGTGCAGGCCTGGCTAATAATATTTTTCTTCCTGTGTTTGGGTTGTTTTCATCAATTGCACAATTGACGGTATTGTCTTTTGGTATTTACCTGATTACACAAGGGAACTTTACGATAGGTTTATTGGTGAGTTACCTGTCTTATGCAACCAATTTTTACAATCCGCTGCGTCAACTGGCGGCCTTATGGACGAGTTTCCAGTTAGCTTTGGCGGGCTGGGACAGGATCAGCCAGATTTTATCGCTCAACAATAACCTGGTGACCATTTCTTATGATGATACGGAGAACCCGACAAATGCGGTACTTGAATTCAGAAATGTACACTTTGGTTATCCTGGTGGTTATGAGATCCTGCACAATATCAGCTTTGCGATGGAACGTGGTAAAACCTATGCGCTGGTAGGGCCAACAGGTGGTGGTAAAACAACAACAGCGTCATTAATGGCCCGATTGTATGATCCATTGGAAGGTACAATCCTGTTAAGTGGAAAAGATATCCGTACTTACAGCGCAGAAGAGCGTGCGGAAAAAATTGGTTTTATCCTGCAGGAGCCTTTCTTGTTTACAGGAACGGTACGCGAAAATATTCTCTATAGTAATCCGCGTTATCATAAATTCAGCAATGAACAATTCCTGAATGTATTGAAAGAGGCTAAATTAGAAGGATTACTGGCTACCTTTGATGAAGGATTGGATACAGCAATCTTATCTGGTGGGAATAGTTTGAGTATCGGACAAAAACAACTGATTGCTTTTATGCGGGCAGTGTTGCGTAAACCGGAGTTGTTGATTCTGGATGAAGCTACTGCTAATATTGATACGATAACCGAACAGCTGCTTGGTCAGATTTTAGCTAACTTGCCTAAAGAAACAGCTCTAGTAGTGATTGCACACCGGTTAAATACGATTGAAAATGCAGATGAGATCTTCTTCATCAATTCGGGAGAAGTAACCAGGGCAGGTTCGTTTAAAGAAGCTGTAGACAGATTGATGCATGGGAAAAGATTGAGTTAA
- a CDS encoding ABC transporter ATP-binding protein: MKEQISTDQKSPPGIFSLLKPYRVMVIMLILFALFSNGLNLWLPRMIGHGIDAYNTGDFSYKGIIVEFTVVALIIFVFSYLQGIVQTFASERVARDLRTRITSKISEQSFVFIEKTNPSKLLTNLTSDVDSVKLFISQAIVSIVSSIFIIIGATILLLSINWRLGLTTICIIPIIGGAYYIVLGKVKVLFKKSREVIDWLNKVINESILGAALIRVINSQQLEYEKFFNASTQAKNIGISILRLFAWLIPIIVFTANMAGLTILALGGHYVIKGSMTIGDFAAFNSYLALLIFPILVIGFMSNVIAQATASFGRISQVLNAEDPAETGTLKTNLTGSIEVEAVCITYGEKFALKDISFKVEPGSKLAIIGPTAAGKSQLLYLLTGLIHASSGKVLYDGKPIEEYQSEAFHAQVGFVFQDSIMFNMSIRENIAFSDLVTDESLEKSIATAELKDFIEAMPEGLNTRVSERGLSLSGGQKQRIMLARALALNPKILLLDDFTARVDPQTEQKILANITANYPGLTLISVTQKIAAVQHYEKIILLMQGELLAEGTHEELIQKSPEYIQILNSQQSTSNYEL, encoded by the coding sequence ATGAAAGAACAAATCAGTACTGATCAAAAGAGTCCTCCGGGAATATTCAGCCTGTTAAAACCCTATAGAGTAATGGTCATCATGCTCATTCTATTTGCTTTGTTCAGCAATGGATTGAATTTATGGCTTCCCCGGATGATTGGTCATGGGATCGATGCCTATAATACTGGTGACTTCTCCTATAAAGGCATTATTGTAGAATTTACCGTAGTCGCGCTGATTATTTTTGTATTCAGTTACCTGCAGGGGATTGTACAGACTTTCGCTTCGGAGCGTGTAGCACGCGATCTGAGAACCAGGATTACCAGCAAAATCTCAGAACAGAGCTTTGTATTCATTGAGAAAACCAATCCTTCAAAATTATTGACTAACCTGACCTCAGATGTGGATTCAGTGAAGTTGTTTATTTCTCAGGCCATCGTTTCTATAGTGTCTTCTATCTTTATTATTATCGGCGCTACTATTTTGCTGTTAAGTATTAACTGGAGACTGGGTTTAACTACAATCTGTATTATTCCTATTATTGGCGGGGCGTATTATATCGTATTAGGTAAGGTAAAAGTACTATTTAAGAAAAGCAGAGAAGTTATTGACTGGTTAAACAAGGTTATTAATGAAAGTATTCTTGGTGCTGCACTGATCCGCGTCATCAATTCCCAGCAACTGGAATATGAAAAGTTTTTTAATGCCAGTACACAGGCAAAAAATATTGGTATTTCTATTCTGCGGTTATTTGCATGGCTGATTCCGATCATCGTTTTTACAGCAAACATGGCTGGATTAACGATTCTTGCGCTGGGTGGGCATTATGTGATTAAGGGGAGTATGACTATCGGGGATTTTGCGGCTTTCAACAGTTACCTTGCGTTATTGATTTTCCCGATCCTGGTGATTGGTTTTATGAGCAACGTTATTGCGCAGGCTACGGCATCTTTTGGAAGGATAAGTCAAGTGCTGAATGCAGAAGATCCTGCAGAAACTGGTACGTTAAAAACAAATCTGACCGGATCAATTGAGGTCGAAGCTGTGTGCATTACTTATGGAGAGAAATTTGCATTGAAGGATATTTCTTTTAAAGTGGAACCTGGTTCAAAGCTTGCGATTATCGGGCCTACGGCTGCGGGCAAATCTCAATTGCTTTACCTGCTGACAGGGCTTATTCATGCGAGTTCAGGAAAAGTGTTGTATGATGGTAAACCTATTGAAGAATATCAGTCTGAAGCTTTTCATGCACAGGTAGGATTTGTATTTCAGGATAGTATTATGTTTAACATGAGTATCCGTGAAAATATTGCTTTTAGTGATCTGGTTACTGATGAATCTCTGGAAAAATCTATAGCAACTGCAGAATTGAAAGACTTTATAGAGGCCATGCCCGAAGGTTTGAATACTAGAGTTTCGGAGCGGGGGCTAAGTCTTTCCGGGGGACAGAAACAACGGATCATGTTAGCCCGGGCGCTAGCTTTAAATCCAAAAATATTATTGCTTGATGATTTTACGGCAAGGGTTGACCCGCAAACGGAACAAAAAATACTGGCCAATATTACTGCAAATTATCCAGGGCTTACTTTGATCTCTGTGACGCAGAAAATTGCAGCCGTACAGCATTATGAGAAGATTATTCTGCTGATGCAGGGTGAGTTGCTGGCGGAAGGAACGCATGAAGAGCTGATACAAAAAAGCCCGGAATATATACAGATTCTTAACTCTCAACAAAGTACAAGCAATTATGAATTATAA
- a CDS encoding response regulator, whose protein sequence is MKRVIIQDTDLDLLNILTFLLEDASFEVLAVSHYKDVTSKINSFNPELILLDFRLSGEECTCLCATIKKDFPGLPVLALSCNYNIRKQYAIYGFDDYISKPFDIDHLLSVLRKY, encoded by the coding sequence ATGAAAAGAGTGATTATACAGGATACTGACCTTGATCTGCTCAACATACTGACCTTCCTTTTAGAGGATGCCAGTTTTGAAGTGCTGGCCGTATCTCATTATAAAGATGTGACTTCAAAAATCAACAGCTTTAATCCTGAACTGATTTTACTCGATTTCAGACTTTCGGGCGAAGAATGCACCTGTTTATGCGCAACGATTAAAAAGGACTTCCCTGGTCTCCCGGTCCTTGCATTAAGCTGTAATTATAATATCCGGAAACAGTACGCCATTTATGGTTTTGATGACTATATCTCCAAACCTTTTGACATTGACCATCTACTCTCTGTGCTGCGCAAATATTGA
- the dcp gene encoding peptidyl-dipeptidase Dcp, translated as MNKIFIMPLLAVIAVTASCGNNKEKSGSEQKSSSANPFTEASKLAYQTPAFDQIKDDDFQPALEQGMKIQLEEMQKIADNPDAPTFENTLVAMEKSGQMLTRTNNVFSALTSGNTNPKLQKVQEDIAPKQAAHQDAIYLNPKLFKRVQAIYGKREQLKLDPESKRLVEFYEQQFELAGAKLSDADKTKLKKLNEEEASLSTKFSNLLLAANKAGAVLFSDKAELAGLSQGELDAAAQDAKANKQPGKWLISLKNTTQQPILQSLTNRATREKIFKASWDRTEKQDANDTRSTIVRIAKIRADKAKLMGFPDYATWKLQDQMAKKPAAVDAFFAQLVPAATAKAKVEAADIQAQADLEKGGFKIQPWDWDYYAEKVRKQKYDLDENQVKPYFELNKVLENGVFYAANLLYGITFTERHDLPVYQKDVRVFEVFDKDKSTIGLFYCDYFKRDNKSGGAWMSNFVGQSKLFGTKPVIFNVCNFTKPAEGQPALISFSDVTTMFHEFGHGLHGLFANQQYPSLSGTNVARDFVEFPSQFNEHWALNPQVFKNYAVHYKTGELMPQALVDKIKKAATFNQGYNLTEILAAASLDLAWHKIPASAPLQNTDEFEKASLHQLKLDLPEVPPRYRTSYFSHIWGGGYGAGYYAYLWTEMLDDDAYSWFEENGGLNRANGQRFRDMILSKGNTEDYGKMFREFRGHDPKIGPMEKNRGLTTK; from the coding sequence ATGAATAAAATATTCATCATGCCACTTTTGGCCGTCATTGCAGTGACCGCATCCTGTGGAAATAATAAGGAGAAATCCGGCAGCGAGCAAAAAAGTTCTTCTGCTAACCCTTTTACTGAAGCGAGTAAACTTGCTTATCAGACACCAGCATTTGATCAGATCAAGGATGATGATTTTCAACCTGCTTTAGAACAGGGAATGAAAATCCAGTTAGAAGAAATGCAGAAAATTGCAGATAACCCAGATGCTCCAACTTTTGAAAATACACTGGTTGCAATGGAAAAGAGCGGGCAGATGTTAACCAGGACAAATAATGTATTTAGTGCCTTAACCAGTGGAAATACAAATCCCAAACTACAGAAAGTACAAGAAGATATTGCGCCCAAGCAAGCAGCACACCAGGATGCCATCTATTTAAACCCCAAATTATTTAAACGTGTACAGGCAATCTACGGGAAACGCGAACAATTGAAACTTGACCCGGAGTCTAAACGCCTGGTTGAATTTTACGAACAGCAATTTGAACTGGCAGGTGCTAAATTGTCTGATGCGGATAAAACCAAACTTAAAAAACTGAACGAAGAAGAAGCTTCCTTAAGTACAAAATTCTCTAACCTGTTATTGGCAGCTAACAAAGCAGGAGCAGTTTTATTTTCGGACAAAGCAGAATTGGCCGGACTTTCACAAGGAGAACTTGATGCAGCGGCACAAGATGCAAAAGCAAACAAACAGCCAGGTAAATGGTTAATCTCCTTAAAAAACACCACACAGCAGCCTATTTTACAGTCTTTAACCAATCGTGCAACACGCGAGAAAATATTTAAGGCTTCCTGGGACCGGACAGAAAAACAAGATGCCAATGATACGCGCAGCACTATTGTACGTATTGCAAAAATAAGAGCTGACAAAGCAAAACTGATGGGTTTCCCTGATTATGCAACCTGGAAGTTACAAGATCAGATGGCTAAAAAGCCGGCAGCAGTTGACGCATTTTTCGCACAGTTGGTCCCTGCAGCAACTGCTAAAGCCAAAGTTGAGGCAGCAGACATTCAAGCACAGGCAGACCTGGAAAAAGGCGGTTTTAAAATCCAGCCATGGGACTGGGATTATTACGCAGAGAAAGTCAGAAAGCAAAAATATGACCTGGATGAAAATCAGGTCAAACCTTATTTCGAGCTTAATAAAGTATTAGAAAACGGTGTTTTCTATGCTGCAAATTTATTGTATGGAATCACGTTCACAGAACGTCATGATCTTCCGGTTTACCAGAAAGATGTCAGAGTATTTGAAGTCTTTGACAAGGACAAATCTACAATCGGCCTGTTTTATTGTGATTATTTCAAACGCGACAATAAATCAGGAGGTGCCTGGATGTCTAATTTCGTTGGGCAGTCTAAATTATTTGGCACTAAACCAGTAATTTTCAATGTGTGTAATTTCACCAAACCTGCTGAAGGGCAGCCAGCTTTGATCAGCTTTAGTGATGTAACCACGATGTTCCATGAATTTGGACACGGTTTGCACGGCTTATTTGCCAATCAGCAATATCCAAGCTTATCGGGTACTAACGTAGCCCGCGACTTTGTGGAGTTTCCTTCTCAGTTCAATGAGCACTGGGCATTAAACCCGCAGGTATTTAAAAACTATGCTGTTCATTATAAGACAGGTGAGCTCATGCCACAAGCTCTGGTTGATAAAATTAAAAAAGCAGCCACTTTTAACCAGGGATATAACTTAACTGAGATTCTTGCTGCGGCTTCTTTAGATCTGGCATGGCACAAAATCCCGGCCAGCGCACCACTGCAAAACACAGATGAATTTGAAAAGGCTTCTTTACACCAATTGAAACTGGATCTTCCAGAAGTTCCGCCGCGTTACCGCACTAGTTATTTCTCCCATATCTGGGGTGGAGGTTATGGTGCCGGTTATTATGCCTATCTATGGACAGAAATGCTGGATGATGATGCTTATTCGTGGTTTGAAGAAAACGGTGGCTTAAACAGGGCCAATGGTCAGCGTTTCCGCGATATGATCTTATCCAAAGGAAACACAGAAGATTATGGAAAAATGTTCCGCGAATTCAGAGGACATGATCCAAAGATCGGCCCCATGGAGAAAAACCGTGGTCTGACTACTAAATAG
- a CDS encoding DUF2490 domain-containing protein — MIRISIFLLTVLCFLGTTVIAQTNSQNSGWLFLLNNTKINEKWGTHLDVQVRSADNWSNVRNFLFRPGITYFINPQNDLTVGYLLSETHNQVDDLGEHKLVEHRIWQQYIHKHKISTVNVSHRFRLEQRFVEKVRDQDIFAQRLRYFVRFLIPLKKEAQQFEQGLFAALQNELFFNVQHKDKLSGHFFDQNRAYAALGYRFSKKFDLEAGYLNQAVKGVSTNSVNNVIQLAVYTRF; from the coding sequence ATGATCCGTATTTCCATTTTCTTGCTGACAGTCCTTTGCTTTTTGGGCACCACTGTCATTGCCCAGACTAATTCTCAGAATAGTGGCTGGTTGTTTCTGCTTAATAATACTAAAATCAATGAAAAATGGGGAACTCATCTGGATGTACAGGTCAGGTCTGCAGACAATTGGAGTAACGTAAGAAACTTTTTGTTCAGACCAGGGATAACCTATTTTATTAATCCTCAAAATGATTTGACAGTAGGTTACCTGTTAAGTGAAACACATAATCAGGTTGATGATCTTGGTGAGCATAAGCTTGTGGAGCACAGAATCTGGCAACAGTACATTCACAAGCATAAAATCAGTACAGTAAACGTTAGCCACAGGTTCAGGTTAGAACAACGGTTTGTAGAAAAGGTACGTGATCAGGACATATTTGCGCAGCGTTTAAGATACTTTGTCCGCTTCCTTATCCCATTAAAGAAAGAAGCACAGCAGTTTGAACAGGGTCTGTTTGCAGCATTGCAAAACGAACTTTTCTTCAATGTTCAGCATAAGGATAAATTGAGTGGTCATTTCTTTGATCAAAACCGGGCTTATGCAGCACTGGGCTATCGTTTCAGTAAGAAATTCGACCTGGAAGCAGGCTATTTAAATCAGGCTGTAAAAGGAGTAAGCACCAATTCGGTAAACAATGTAATTCAACTGGCAGTATACACCAGATTTTAA
- a CDS encoding gluconate:H+ symporter, whose translation MDLLLVLFGIIILLILILKKVSPMLALLIVAVATGLMLGLPVEKVMSTVSKGIGSTMGDMVMVLALGAMVGKLAEDSGAAKKIVFVLVRIFGIQNIQWAVLLTGILVGIPLFYNAGFVVLIPLVFTIASAAKLPKLYVGIPMAAALSVTHGFLPPHPGPVALASIFHADIGRTLIYGLIISIPVAIIAGIFFPRAIIKLPKADRAHQKLDLQGEENLPSALKSFIIALSPIFFIVVGTVGVLITQNPSIQHVLVFIANPTVALTMAILITISIQRMPMQKAMDSCVEGVKGIAMIILIIAAGGAFKQILVDSGIGEQVKTLTGNLHVSPLILGWLIAALLRVTLGSATVAALTASGMVIPFITAGASPELMVLAVGAGSLMLSHVNDTGFWMFKEYFNLSLKETFKTWTVMESLVSVLGLAGVMLMSQFV comes from the coding sequence ATGGACTTATTACTCGTACTCTTTGGGATAATTATCCTGCTGATCCTGATCCTTAAGAAAGTAAGCCCTATGCTTGCGCTGCTGATCGTAGCGGTTGCTACAGGGCTGATGTTAGGCTTACCTGTAGAAAAGGTAATGAGCACTGTAAGCAAAGGTATTGGCAGTACAATGGGAGATATGGTCATGGTACTGGCATTAGGGGCAATGGTTGGTAAACTGGCCGAGGATAGTGGAGCGGCAAAAAAGATCGTCTTCGTGCTGGTCAGGATTTTCGGAATTCAAAATATACAATGGGCGGTACTGCTGACGGGTATCCTGGTTGGTATCCCGTTATTTTATAATGCTGGTTTTGTGGTCTTGATTCCATTGGTATTTACGATTGCCTCGGCTGCTAAACTTCCTAAACTATATGTTGGAATCCCAATGGCTGCTGCGCTTTCTGTAACGCATGGTTTTCTTCCGCCTCATCCTGGCCCGGTTGCTTTAGCCAGTATTTTTCACGCTGATATTGGCCGTACTTTAATTTATGGTTTGATCATCAGTATTCCCGTAGCTATTATTGCCGGGATCTTTTTTCCAAGAGCAATTATCAAATTACCTAAAGCAGACCGGGCACACCAGAAACTGGATTTGCAGGGAGAAGAAAATTTACCGTCTGCGCTGAAAAGTTTTATTATTGCACTTTCTCCGATATTTTTTATTGTGGTAGGAACCGTTGGGGTTTTAATCACTCAAAATCCTTCCATCCAGCATGTGCTTGTTTTTATTGCAAATCCAACAGTGGCTTTAACAATGGCCATTCTCATTACGATTTCTATTCAGCGTATGCCGATGCAAAAAGCAATGGATTCTTGTGTAGAAGGCGTAAAGGGCATTGCGATGATTATCCTGATTATAGCTGCGGGTGGGGCTTTTAAGCAAATCCTGGTAGACAGTGGAATTGGTGAACAGGTGAAAACATTGACTGGTAACCTGCACGTTTCTCCCCTAATTCTGGGCTGGCTGATCGCTGCATTGTTACGGGTTACTTTGGGTTCTGCTACAGTAGCAGCACTAACAGCTTCGGGAATGGTAATCCCTTTTATCACTGCAGGAGCGTCACCAGAATTAATGGTATTAGCGGTAGGCGCAGGAAGTTTAATGCTTTCTCATGTGAATGATACAGGCTTCTGGATGTTCAAAGAATATTTTAACCTGAGTTTAAAAGAGACTTTCAAAACCTGGACAGTGATGGAAAGCCTGGTTTCTGTACTTGGACTGGCCGGGGTGATGCTGATGAGTCAGTTTGTGTAA